TAGGATAGATGTTGGCGATAAAACAAATGTAAACAATCCTGCAAGTATGAACATGGTACCTGCTAGTTTTGGATTTTTATTATTCCAAATGAATATGATTCCCACAATCGTAGCGATAAAGCTAATCACTAATACGATTACAAAAAGCCAGCTAAAGTCCGCAAACGTTTTGATCATGTCTATCATTATCGCAACATCTTCCGTACCTATAGTCGGATCTGCTTCTAATAATTGCGCTTCCATCTCACTTCTAAGTGATCCATCTGATAGTGCTACATTAATAAATGCTGCAAAAACAAAAAATCCAATGATACCTAGCAATGTAAACACTGCACTAATAATCGATAATACTTTCTCCGCCGTACGCTTCATTATAAAACCTCCTATTATTCTAGTTCTTTAATCTATACGAATCTACTATTAAATAGTTTCATCTTTTATCATTTTCGTGCGGATAGTTTACTTATAAGAAAGAAAGGCAATCCGTTTTATGACGGATTGCCTTTGTTTAGACTTTTAAATCATTGTAATCGTCATAGCGCTCGAAAGCTGTGACGACATACGAACAAATCGGTTCCATCTGGAAATTTTTCTCTCGTGCATATTCTGCCGCACGGTCGAGTAGTTTTTTTGCAACGCCTTGTCCGCGCAATTCGGGTGATACAAAAGTATGATCTATAACCATGACGTCACTCAACATTGTCCATGATATTTCAGCGATCACTTTACCTTCTTGTGTATTGCGAAATGCATATGCGTCTCCATCTAATTCTACTAATTCAAATTCCATGCGATAAAACCCCTTTCTATTCTCAGTTCGTATTAATCGGGCGTAAGGAAGCTTCAATTTCCGCCCTGCGCGGCTCTAAAAATGGTGGTAATGCCAACGTTTCTCCTAGTTTATCAATGGGTTCGTCACTTGTAAACCCTGGTTCATCGGTCGCCAGTTCGTAAAGAATCCCATTCGGCTCTCTGAAATAAATCGATTTGAAATAATAACGATCGACTAAGCCGCTCGTCATAAAACCATTTTTTCGTAAATGGTTTTCCCACTCTTCGTATTCCTCCATTGTTTTCACACGGAATGCAACGTGGTGCACACTGCCGCGCCCCGGTCTTTCCACGGGTAAATCCGTTCTAGTTTCCAGGTGTATTTCCGATGCAGGACCGCCTTCCCCAGTTGAAAATACTCGAATCTCAGGCATACCGTTCACTGTTGACGGATAAGAACCTATTTCTGTGAAATTGAGTACTTCAACAAGAACTCTGGCAGTCGATTCCGGCTCTCGCACGGTTAACGACACGGGTCCAAGTCCAACAATCGAAAATGCTTCTGGAATATCTTCTTTCACCCATGGCGTGCCATACGCAACACCTTCTCCATTATCGACGACGAGCATGAGCCGTGAACCTTCATGATCTATAAATGATAATGTTTTACGACCAAATCTTTCTCTGACTTCATCGTGTTGGATTTGATATTTTTCAAATCTTTGTTTCCAAAAATCTAACGCTTCTATGGACATGACACGAAATCCGGTATTACTAATACTCGAAACACCAGGATAGGTCCTTCCGGCATTTGGAATATCAAAATAAGTCATATCCGTGCCTGGCGTCCCCTCTGCATCTGCATAAAACAGATGGTACGAAGACGTTGAGTCCTGATTAACCGTTTTTTTGACAAGTCTCATACCTAGAATAAGCGTAAAAAAGTCGTGGTTTTTTTCTGCGTCAGCGGTTATGGCTGACACATGATGGATGCCTGCAAGTTTCATAATTAATTTCCTCCTTAACATGTCTCGAATTCAAGATAACTTAAGTTTATCATGGTAAACGTTAGTTCACAATAAGTTTGTTTTGCTAATGGACTCTATAGTTTATGATTACCTTTTTGGGGCTGGGACAAACAATTTAATGGCGGCTATGGTCGTTTGCTTGGTTACTTTAGTCGTTTGAGTAGAATCTTTAGTCGTTTGGGTTTATTTTTGTTTTTCTAAATTGAAAATAAAAAAACAAGCCTGGAAATAAGGCTTGTTTGGAAAATCATATTATTCAAACCAAGTTTTAACTGAATCAACTAGTTTCGAAAAGAACTCTTTTACTTTATCCCAAAATCCAGGATCAATTTCACCGATTTTTTCTTTGATTGTTTTGCTCATATCCTCAAGTTGGGAGGATAATTTGCTGAAATCGATATCTAGACTACGAATCTTATCCATTAAATCGATAAGAAGTTGACGATCGGCTTCACTTAATTCAATGTTCAATTTTTTAAGTTGCTCATTGACAATTCGCTCTACATCTTCTTTTGTTGCAGGGTTTTGTTCCGAAATTTGTTTTTTAAGTTCAGTTAACAGTTCCGAAACCTTATCTTTATCAATCCCTGATCCCTCTGAAAACTTTGTGGCCAAATTCAATTCATCATTGGCGACATCGGTACGATCTGTATCGAGCGTTTCTCCGCTAACTTCATATGCTTTGTAAATGCCCACAAGTGCTGAGTGGCCTGTTACTGGTTTCGGCGACGCAACTTCAACAATTGCATCTTCGATTCCAGCTGTCAGCATTGCATTCGCATACATATCAGCTGTTACTTGCGTGATGTTATTCTGCGTCACGATTGTAATGACGAGTCCTTTTCCAGCATCTCGTCTAGTGATTTTCGCTGATGAATACATGCGCGCATTTTTATTGCCATCTTTTATATAAGTCGTCAGGTCATTGCCATCGACGGTTACCTCTTCAACTTCCGCTTCATTAGCTACGTCTAGACTTTCCTCCACGCTTTCTCTTTCAGCTGCAGATAAATCCGCGCCGTAAACAACGATTGGCACGCCTAGCTTTTCGTCAATAACCTTGTCTGCATAAGTTGTATCTGGTAGAACAAATGCAACGACTAGAGCTAGTGATGCAATAAACATCAAAATCCTTTTCATAAATAAACCTCCTTTATCTACTATCTACCTATTAGTACGTTTCGACTAAAAAAAGGTTCCTACCTATTCGGATATTTGAGTCCAACCATCTTCTTGTGTCACTTTTCGTTCCCTCATCAGTCGGCCAAGTGCTCGTTTAAAAGCGCCTTTACTCATGCGGAACATCTCTTGAATTTCATCCGGCGTAGATTTGTCTGTAAATGGCATTTTTCCACCGACTTTTTGTAAATAGTCGAATAATATTTCAGCATCACCTGTTAAACGCTCCTCGACACGCGGGAGCATTGAACCGTTCATCGTCCCATCATCATGTACTTCAACTATACGAACATCGACTTCTTGTCCAAGACGCGGCTCGCCTTCTTGCTCCGTGTTATGAACAAAGATCCGATAATTTTCAGGAATGCTCAACATAAATGAACCTACCGGTAATAAACGGTATGCTCTCGCTTTCAAAT
The window above is part of the Sporosarcina sp. 6E9 genome. Proteins encoded here:
- a CDS encoding DUF4064 domain-containing protein, with translation MKRTAEKVLSIISAVFTLLGIIGFFVFAAFINVALSDGSLRSEMEAQLLEADPTIGTEDVAIMIDMIKTFADFSWLFVIVLVISFIATIVGIIFIWNNKNPKLAGTMFILAGLFTFVLSPTSILLYIAGILCFTRKAPLTDETTFVENQYDDTLRPL
- a CDS encoding GNAT family N-acetyltransferase; this encodes MEFELVELDGDAYAFRNTQEGKVIAEISWTMLSDVMVIDHTFVSPELRGQGVAKKLLDRAAEYAREKNFQMEPICSYVVTAFERYDDYNDLKV
- a CDS encoding ring-cleaving dioxygenase; this encodes MKLAGIHHVSAITADAEKNHDFFTLILGMRLVKKTVNQDSTSSYHLFYADAEGTPGTDMTYFDIPNAGRTYPGVSSISNTGFRVMSIEALDFWKQRFEKYQIQHDEVRERFGRKTLSFIDHEGSRLMLVVDNGEGVAYGTPWVKEDIPEAFSIVGLGPVSLTVREPESTARVLVEVLNFTEIGSYPSTVNGMPEIRVFSTGEGGPASEIHLETRTDLPVERPGRGSVHHVAFRVKTMEEYEEWENHLRKNGFMTSGLVDRYYFKSIYFREPNGILYELATDEPGFTSDEPIDKLGETLALPPFLEPRRAEIEASLRPINTN
- a CDS encoding DUF1002 domain-containing protein encodes the protein MKRILMFIASLALVVAFVLPDTTYADKVIDEKLGVPIVVYGADLSAAERESVEESLDVANEAEVEEVTVDGNDLTTYIKDGNKNARMYSSAKITRRDAGKGLVITIVTQNNITQVTADMYANAMLTAGIEDAIVEVASPKPVTGHSALVGIYKAYEVSGETLDTDRTDVANDELNLATKFSEGSGIDKDKVSELLTELKKQISEQNPATKEDVERIVNEQLKKLNIELSEADRQLLIDLMDKIRSLDIDFSKLSSQLEDMSKTIKEKIGEIDPGFWDKVKEFFSKLVDSVKTWFE